A stretch of the Thiomicrospira pelophila DSM 1534 genome encodes the following:
- a CDS encoding nitroreductase family protein has product MFLQLVQQRRTIYQFIDQKVESKKLNQCLEAAIWAPNHGLTQPWRFYVIGNQTQQALTQLYAKLRADKRALAGSEEHQAIYLKACDRFMANPQIVIVGQVCSSDSVKSKEDYAACACAIQNFQLAAWEQGLGVQWSTGPIINEAETYQLLGLNSAEIKLIGILYMGYPECIPESQRLPLSKVVKSYP; this is encoded by the coding sequence ATGTTTTTACAACTTGTTCAACAACGACGTACTATTTATCAGTTTATTGATCAAAAGGTCGAATCTAAAAAGTTAAATCAATGTTTAGAGGCGGCTATTTGGGCACCGAATCATGGTTTAACTCAACCTTGGCGATTTTATGTTATCGGTAATCAAACTCAACAAGCACTTACTCAATTGTACGCTAAACTGCGAGCTGATAAGCGTGCTTTAGCGGGTTCAGAGGAACACCAAGCTATCTATTTAAAAGCTTGTGACCGTTTTATGGCGAATCCTCAAATTGTGATTGTAGGTCAGGTTTGCAGTTCAGATTCAGTAAAATCAAAGGAAGACTATGCAGCTTGTGCATGTGCGATCCAAAACTTTCAATTAGCGGCGTGGGAACAAGGATTAGGCGTTCAATGGAGTACTGGCCCTATTATAAATGAGGCTGAAACTTATCAATTATTAGGCTTAAATTCAGCCGAGATTAAACTGATTGGGATTTTATATATGGGTTATCCTGAATGTATTCCAGAATCGCAACGTTTGCCATTGTCGAAAGTCGTTAAAAGCTATCCTTAA
- a CDS encoding acetolactate synthase large subunit — MQAAKLFVECLENEGVEYIFGIPGEENLDMMDALLDSKIQFITTRHEQGAAFMADVYGRLTGKAGVCVSTLGPGATNLVTGVADANMDNAPLVAIAGQAATTRMHKESHQVVDLVSMFKPITKYATQILEPGTIPEVVRKAFKLAQTEKPGASFIDFPENIAEMDTNERPLTVFQNRLTTASETLIKQAAIAIQQAKNPLILVGNGAVRAKAGGEVYAFSKQLHIPVVNTFMAKGIVPFFKNTIAMGTAGLQKGDYENGGFSKADIVICIGFDMVEYHPHLWNPNRNHKIIHIDTLAAEVDSSYMPEIELVGDIAHNLQNLRSLINLAEPQPIDHPLRDATMQEMNRCSNSQDWPLLPQKIIWDLRTAMKSDDIAICDVGAHKMWMARMFRAEKPNTCIISNGFAGMGIAVPGAIAAKLAFPNQAVVAVTGDAGFMMNSQEIETAMRCNAPIVILIWNDSQYGLIEWKQKRKYGRSAFIDFKNPDFVQYAQSFGAKAHRIENADQLLPTLEEALKSPTVTVIDCPVNYSENDRLTELLGNVISEMQS; from the coding sequence ATGCAAGCGGCTAAATTATTTGTTGAGTGTTTAGAAAACGAAGGTGTGGAATATATTTTTGGTATTCCAGGCGAAGAAAACCTCGATATGATGGATGCCCTGCTGGATTCAAAAATTCAATTTATTACCACTCGCCACGAACAGGGTGCGGCTTTTATGGCGGATGTTTATGGCCGCTTAACCGGTAAAGCCGGAGTATGTGTGTCTACTTTAGGACCGGGCGCGACTAACCTGGTTACGGGGGTTGCAGATGCCAATATGGATAATGCACCACTGGTTGCGATTGCGGGTCAAGCTGCCACTACTCGCATGCATAAAGAATCCCACCAAGTAGTAGATTTGGTCAGTATGTTTAAACCCATCACTAAATATGCTACCCAAATTTTAGAACCCGGCACAATTCCAGAAGTCGTACGTAAAGCGTTTAAATTAGCTCAAACCGAAAAGCCTGGTGCTAGTTTTATCGACTTTCCTGAAAATATCGCAGAAATGGATACAAATGAACGTCCATTAACGGTTTTTCAAAACCGGTTAACTACGGCTTCCGAAACCTTGATCAAACAAGCCGCAATCGCCATTCAACAAGCCAAAAATCCACTCATATTAGTCGGTAACGGTGCTGTTAGAGCTAAAGCTGGTGGTGAAGTTTACGCGTTTAGTAAGCAACTTCATATTCCGGTTGTAAATACCTTTATGGCAAAAGGCATCGTGCCTTTTTTCAAAAATACGATTGCAATGGGTACCGCTGGACTGCAAAAAGGTGACTATGAAAATGGCGGTTTTTCCAAAGCCGATATCGTTATTTGTATTGGATTTGATATGGTGGAATACCATCCCCATTTATGGAACCCAAATCGTAATCATAAAATAATTCATATCGATACCTTAGCGGCTGAAGTTGATTCCAGCTATATGCCCGAAATTGAGTTGGTGGGAGATATAGCGCATAATCTTCAAAACTTGCGTAGCCTAATTAATTTGGCTGAACCACAGCCAATTGATCATCCTTTACGTGATGCCACTATGCAAGAAATGAATCGCTGCTCAAATAGCCAAGATTGGCCTTTACTGCCACAAAAAATCATTTGGGATTTAAGAACAGCCATGAAGTCTGACGACATTGCTATTTGTGATGTGGGTGCGCATAAAATGTGGATGGCACGTATGTTCAGAGCCGAAAAACCCAACACCTGCATTATTTCGAATGGCTTTGCTGGTATGGGAATTGCCGTGCCTGGCGCAATAGCGGCAAAATTAGCTTTTCCTAATCAAGCGGTAGTCGCGGTGACTGGAGACGCCGGGTTTATGATGAACTCTCAAGAAATCGAAACCGCAATGCGCTGTAATGCGCCAATTGTTATATTAATTTGGAATGACAGTCAGTACGGCTTGATTGAGTGGAAACAAAAAAGAAAATACGGACGTTCAGCGTTTATAGATTTTAAAAATCCGGACTTTGTTCAATATGCTCAATCCTTCGGCGCTAAAGCACATCGTATTGAGAATGCTGATCAACTCTTGCCGACTCTAGAAGAGGCCTTAAAATCACCTACTGTCACGGTAATTGACTGCCCAGTAAACTATTCTGAAAATGATCGTCTAACTGAATTATTAGGTAATGTAATTTCAGAAATGCAATCTTAA
- a CDS encoding thiol:disulfide interchange protein DsbA/DsbL produces the protein MFRRQLFQLAGLGLLTGFSSITLANTLSLGKDYTKVPQPQSIEPHKKQVVEVFYYGCSHCYNLEPSLHNWLKTKPSDVNFERVPAVLNNPNWIFMAKVFLTAQELGIVEKSHLPFFHALHRDKLPLFNLEDIAQFHSQFGTTKQDFIAMFESFKIDQAMRRAQRLTQAYGIEGVPSIIVNGQYLTDLTMTGGQEPLWLTVNQLLTQ, from the coding sequence ATGTTTAGACGTCAATTATTTCAACTTGCCGGTTTAGGTTTGTTAACAGGTTTTAGCTCAATAACCTTGGCTAATACACTGAGTTTGGGTAAAGATTATACAAAAGTACCCCAGCCGCAATCAATTGAACCGCATAAGAAACAAGTAGTTGAAGTCTTTTATTACGGCTGTTCACATTGTTATAACTTAGAACCTAGCTTGCATAATTGGTTGAAAACGAAACCAAGCGATGTAAATTTTGAACGCGTGCCGGCCGTTTTAAATAATCCAAACTGGATATTTATGGCTAAGGTTTTTTTAACTGCCCAAGAACTGGGTATAGTAGAAAAATCACATTTGCCTTTTTTTCACGCTCTACACCGTGACAAATTACCGCTTTTCAACTTAGAAGACATTGCCCAGTTTCACAGTCAATTTGGAACGACCAAACAAGACTTTATCGCAATGTTTGAGTCGTTTAAAATTGACCAAGCTATGCGTCGTGCACAGCGTTTAACACAAGCCTATGGCATTGAAGGTGTACCAAGCATAATTGTAAATGGCCAATACCTAACAGATTTGACCATGACGGGTGGGCAAGAACCTTTATGGCTTACCGTTAATCAACTACTAACCCAGTAA
- the ccsB gene encoding c-type cytochrome biogenesis protein CcsB, which yields MENTNKNAIWQRFSLRDWLWPLIVLIGSIVAWQVYQDNMDGYEVAILFGVSLATIWLGWYWKSFQTHAYFVATISLISIWFYQTNGNQYEANETIFFLKYLISSQAAIMWMSFLVLLGTVTYFFGLFRQSDFIYKVSTFITWTAATLGFVGLMVRWYESYLISSDYGHIPVSSLYEVFILFIVMTVLMYLYYEQKFKTRAMGGFVMLVMSASVLFVLWYVFDRQSHEIQPLIPALQSWWMKIHVPANFVGYGGFSIAAMVGVAMLIRLRLEKHNPQSRLLTGLPTQRIMDDIMYRSIAIGFAFFTVATVLGAMWAAEAWGGYWSWDPKETWALIVWLNYAAWLHIRMTKGWHGAPMAWWAVIGLFITTFAFLGVNIFLSGLHSYGEL from the coding sequence ATGGAAAACACAAACAAAAATGCAATTTGGCAACGCTTTTCACTACGGGACTGGCTTTGGCCATTAATCGTATTAATCGGAAGTATAGTTGCTTGGCAAGTATACCAAGACAATATGGATGGCTATGAGGTTGCCATATTATTTGGAGTTTCGTTAGCAACCATCTGGTTAGGCTGGTATTGGAAAAGCTTTCAAACCCATGCTTATTTTGTTGCCACCATAAGTTTGATATCCATATGGTTTTATCAAACTAACGGCAATCAATATGAAGCCAATGAAACCATTTTTTTCCTAAAATACCTCATATCAAGTCAAGCCGCTATCATGTGGATGAGTTTTTTGGTCTTATTAGGTACCGTCACCTACTTTTTTGGTCTATTTAGACAATCCGATTTCATTTATAAAGTTTCAACTTTTATTACCTGGACAGCTGCTACTTTAGGCTTTGTTGGCTTAATGGTACGTTGGTATGAGTCCTATCTAATTAGTTCTGACTATGGTCATATTCCGGTAAGCTCATTATACGAAGTATTTATTTTATTTATCGTTATGACAGTCCTTATGTACCTCTACTACGAACAGAAGTTCAAAACCCGTGCGATGGGCGGGTTTGTTATGTTGGTGATGAGTGCCTCAGTTCTATTTGTTCTTTGGTATGTATTTGATCGACAGTCACACGAAATTCAACCACTTATTCCAGCTCTACAAAGCTGGTGGATGAAAATTCATGTACCTGCCAATTTTGTTGGTTACGGTGGTTTTTCGATTGCCGCGATGGTTGGTGTGGCGATGTTAATTCGTTTAAGATTAGAAAAACATAACCCGCAAAGCCGTTTATTAACAGGCCTACCGACTCAACGCATTATGGACGATATTATGTATCGCTCAATTGCGATTGGTTTTGCATTCTTTACCGTAGCGACCGTGCTTGGCGCTATGTGGGCCGCAGAAGCTTGGGGCGGTTATTGGTCTTGGGATCCAAAAGAGACTTGGGCTTTAATTGTTTGGCTTAACTACGCCGCTTGGTTACACATCCGCATGACCAAAGGTTGGCATGGTGCACCTATGGCTTGGTGGGCGGTAATCGGCTTATTTATTACGACCTTTGCTTTTTTAGGCGTAAATATCTTCCTATCGGGTCTTCATTCTTACGGTGAGTTATAA
- a CDS encoding cytochrome c biogenesis protein ResB: MSENKNISKPNRKSPSWLEFLGSMNLAITLLVMLSIASVIGTVLKQNQVVQDYIIKFGPFWHEVYSRLDLYSVYGASWFMLVLLFLLVSTGVCVSRNTPVFIKDMKQFSEKLSLNALKHQPNHSSFTLNDSVDNLQQHAVKTLKQESFRHRIHQKDDGSVTVAGLKGHWNRLGYFFSHVSIIVICIGALMDGNLYLKFSEWTGNLAPETRNVSLNDVDSKAWLSSDNYSYRGNVNITEGRDADVLFLPYGDGYLVQQLPFRIQVTDFRLDYYDNGMPKSYESDILLYADDLEEPLAKTIEVNHPLYYKDYAIYQSSFGDGGSKVNFKVHALASPNISNSIVESAVNQNESLTTPVGQFRIELTDFKLYNIIPRDEEEAELTGRKMQNNGPSVLFKVRNEQGKAWEYENYMIPNKQENRWFFMSGVRTSVADPFRYLFIPADANRSKDRFFKFLALLNNPEARETALANMVPKPADMEDSTYQTQLRLFSQLINLYRQTGFDGIARFVETNVPQDQQEQVMAFYYDQLANALQTLYLHILDEEGVIMDDPGNISQEHQLWFEDALTAIASLNRYGPPLFFELTGFEQIQSTGLQITKSPGKDVVYFGSAMLIMGVFFMFYVRQRRVWIHLKAAGDKTEVTIAGKDNKKLPETEAEFEKFVTQFKA, translated from the coding sequence ATGTCTGAAAACAAAAATATATCCAAGCCTAATCGTAAATCACCTAGCTGGCTAGAGTTCTTAGGTTCAATGAATCTAGCCATTACTTTATTAGTAATGCTTTCGATTGCCTCGGTGATCGGTACGGTTTTAAAACAGAATCAAGTTGTACAAGATTACATTATTAAGTTTGGACCTTTCTGGCATGAGGTTTACAGTCGTTTAGACCTTTACAGCGTCTATGGTGCTTCATGGTTTATGCTAGTTTTATTGTTTTTATTAGTATCTACAGGCGTCTGTGTTAGCCGAAATACGCCTGTGTTTATTAAAGACATGAAACAATTTAGTGAGAAACTCTCACTAAATGCTTTAAAACATCAACCAAACCATAGCAGCTTTACATTAAACGATTCTGTCGACAATCTTCAACAACATGCGGTTAAAACATTAAAACAAGAAAGTTTTCGTCATCGTATTCATCAAAAAGACGATGGCAGTGTTACGGTGGCCGGTTTAAAAGGCCACTGGAATCGATTAGGTTATTTTTTCAGCCATGTTTCAATCATCGTTATTTGTATCGGTGCATTAATGGATGGAAACTTATACTTAAAATTTAGCGAATGGACCGGTAACTTAGCACCTGAAACGCGCAATGTATCTTTGAATGATGTCGATTCAAAAGCCTGGTTATCTTCAGATAACTACTCATATCGAGGCAATGTAAACATCACAGAAGGGCGTGATGCTGATGTGTTGTTTTTACCTTATGGGGATGGTTATTTGGTTCAACAACTGCCTTTTAGAATCCAAGTGACTGACTTCCGTCTGGATTATTACGACAATGGCATGCCCAAATCATATGAAAGTGACATATTGCTATATGCCGATGATTTGGAAGAGCCTTTAGCAAAAACCATCGAAGTAAATCACCCGCTTTATTATAAAGACTATGCAATTTATCAATCATCATTTGGCGATGGTGGCTCAAAAGTAAATTTTAAAGTGCACGCACTTGCTTCCCCCAACATCAGCAACTCTATAGTTGAATCAGCCGTTAATCAAAATGAATCTTTAACCACACCTGTTGGCCAGTTCCGTATTGAGCTTACAGATTTTAAGCTCTACAACATCATACCTAGAGACGAAGAAGAAGCCGAGCTAACTGGCCGTAAAATGCAAAACAACGGGCCTAGTGTATTGTTTAAAGTCCGGAACGAACAAGGCAAAGCGTGGGAGTATGAAAACTACATGATCCCAAACAAACAAGAAAATCGTTGGTTTTTCATGAGTGGCGTGCGTACTTCGGTCGCCGACCCTTTCCGCTATTTATTTATTCCAGCCGATGCTAATCGTAGTAAAGATCGTTTCTTTAAGTTTTTAGCTTTGCTAAACAATCCAGAAGCTCGAGAAACAGCACTTGCAAATATGGTACCCAAACCTGCAGATATGGAAGATTCGACTTATCAGACCCAATTACGTTTGTTTAGTCAATTAATTAACCTTTATCGCCAAACCGGGTTTGATGGCATAGCGCGTTTTGTTGAAACCAATGTGCCGCAAGATCAACAAGAACAAGTAATGGCATTTTATTACGATCAATTAGCCAACGCTTTACAAACTTTATATCTACATATTTTAGATGAAGAAGGCGTTATTATGGACGATCCTGGCAACATCAGCCAAGAACATCAACTATGGTTTGAAGACGCTTTAACTGCTATTGCCAGTTTAAATCGATACGGTCCACCATTATTTTTTGAGCTAACTGGCTTTGAGCAAATACAATCGACCGGATTACAGATAACAAAATCTCCTGGTAAAGATGTGGTTTATTTTGGGAGCGCGATGCTTATAATGGGAGTCTTCTTTATGTTTTATGTACGACAACGTCGCGTTTGGATACACCTAAAAGCGGCAGGCGATAAAACAGAAGTGACGATAGCCGGAAAAGACAATAAGAAACTGCCGGAAACAGAAGCAGAATTCGAAAAATTTGTTACACAATTTAAAGCATAG
- the yihA gene encoding ribosome biogenesis GTP-binding protein YihA/YsxC yields the protein MTQHPLYQKATYLKSAPNLSHCPEDEGYEVAFAGRSNAGKSSALNVITSQKSLARTSKTPGRTQMINFFTLDETRYLVDLPGYGFAKVNVNVKKLWEAGLAEYVEKRKALKGLMLMMDVRHPLQPLDLMMLDWTKELGLPVHILLTKSDKFKRGPANSALLGVKKVLKEDYPHATAQLFSSLNRDGLHQAWAKLDEWFDNQVKQDEPEE from the coding sequence ATTACTCAACACCCTCTGTATCAAAAGGCCACCTATTTAAAAAGTGCGCCGAACTTGTCTCACTGTCCTGAAGATGAAGGTTACGAAGTCGCATTTGCAGGTCGTTCAAATGCCGGAAAGTCCAGTGCGCTTAATGTCATCACGTCACAAAAGAGCTTAGCGCGAACCAGTAAAACTCCCGGTCGAACGCAAATGATTAACTTTTTTACCTTAGATGAAACACGCTACTTGGTGGATTTACCCGGTTACGGTTTTGCGAAGGTAAATGTAAATGTGAAAAAATTATGGGAAGCGGGTTTGGCCGAGTATGTCGAAAAGCGCAAAGCGTTAAAAGGTTTGATGTTAATGATGGATGTGCGCCATCCTTTACAACCCTTAGACTTAATGATGCTGGACTGGACAAAGGAATTGGGTTTACCGGTTCATATTTTATTAACTAAGTCCGATAAGTTTAAGCGGGGTCCCGCTAATAGCGCGTTGCTAGGCGTAAAAAAAGTCCTGAAAGAGGATTACCCGCATGCTACGGCACAGCTTTTTTCGTCTTTAAACCGAGATGGTTTGCACCAGGCCTGGGCGAAACTAGATGAGTGGTTTGACAATCAAGTCAAACAAGATGAACCAGAAGAATAA
- the hemF gene encoding oxygen-dependent coproporphyrinogen oxidase has translation MTQFDDKIEAVKNYLIGLQDDICAQLAAEDGTKDFIVDSWEREGEEGAMGLTGGGRSRVLEAGGVIEKGGVNFSHVRGKTLPASATAHRPELAGRSFQALGVSLVIHPKNPYIPTSHANVRLFMAEKPGEEPVWWFGGGFDLTPYYPFDEDVKHWHQTSKQACELFGEEIYPKYKQWCDEYFFLKHRNETRGVGGLFYDDLNDWDFDTCFAFMRSVGDHFIKAYRPIVAKRKSMDYGEREREFQLYRRGRYAEFNLVFDRGTLFGLQTGGRTESILMSMPPLASWKYDYHPDPGTPEAKLYDYLTPRDWLNE, from the coding sequence ATGACACAATTTGACGATAAAATTGAAGCCGTAAAAAATTACCTAATTGGTTTACAAGACGACATTTGCGCACAGTTAGCCGCAGAAGACGGCACCAAAGACTTTATCGTAGATAGTTGGGAGCGTGAGGGTGAAGAAGGCGCGATGGGATTAACCGGTGGCGGACGCTCGCGTGTATTAGAGGCCGGTGGTGTGATTGAAAAAGGCGGCGTTAATTTTTCACACGTACGCGGTAAAACATTGCCTGCCTCAGCCACCGCGCATCGCCCAGAGTTAGCGGGTCGATCATTTCAAGCTTTAGGGGTGTCTTTAGTGATTCATCCGAAAAACCCATATATTCCAACTTCACATGCCAATGTACGTTTGTTTATGGCTGAAAAGCCGGGTGAAGAACCGGTTTGGTGGTTTGGTGGTGGGTTTGATTTAACCCCTTATTATCCGTTTGATGAAGATGTTAAGCATTGGCACCAGACTTCAAAACAAGCTTGTGAGCTTTTTGGAGAAGAGATTTATCCAAAATATAAGCAATGGTGTGATGAATATTTCTTTCTTAAGCATCGTAACGAAACTCGTGGTGTGGGCGGTTTGTTTTATGATGATTTAAATGACTGGGATTTTGATACGTGTTTTGCGTTTATGCGTTCAGTGGGGGATCATTTTATTAAAGCCTATCGACCAATTGTGGCTAAACGTAAATCGATGGATTATGGTGAGCGTGAGCGTGAATTCCAGCTTTATCGTCGCGGACGTTATGCAGAGTTTAATTTGGTCTTTGATCGAGGCACGTTATTTGGTTTGCAGACCGGAGGTCGTACCGAATCTATTTTGATGTCGATGCCACCTCTTGCTAGCTGGAAATACGACTACCATCCTGATCCAGGCACGCCTGAAGCCAAGTTATATGATTACTTAACACCTAGAGATTGGTTAAACGAATAA
- a CDS encoding RNA-binding S4 domain-containing protein, with protein sequence MQLDESKLRIDKWLWAARFFKTRALASEAVKGGKVEINGQKPKPSKTIQLGDTLRVTQAHRKVEIKVLVLSDRRGSSDQAMSLYELISEERLQRKPTADMALVGYREKGAGRPTKRDRRKIDSLDYS encoded by the coding sequence ATGCAACTAGACGAATCTAAACTTCGAATTGATAAATGGTTATGGGCTGCGCGATTTTTCAAAACGCGCGCCTTGGCTTCTGAAGCCGTCAAAGGTGGCAAAGTTGAAATCAACGGCCAAAAACCCAAACCCAGTAAAACCATTCAACTTGGTGATACCTTGCGTGTTACTCAAGCGCATCGTAAAGTTGAAATTAAGGTCTTAGTTTTGTCTGACCGGCGTGGCTCATCGGATCAAGCCATGAGCTTATACGAATTAATATCAGAAGAACGCCTGCAACGTAAGCCAACCGCTGATATGGCGTTAGTGGGTTATCGTGAAAAAGGTGCGGGCCGCCCCACTAAACGCGATAGACGTAAAATTGATTCGTTGGATTATTCTTAA
- a CDS encoding response regulator has translation MSTILLVDDEPAIIKMLKWRLETTGYKVISAISGIEALKVIQQTPVDFVITDVRMPSMDGFTLITKIKTILSNIPCLIMSGHGDIDMNSQAQQVGACGYIHKPIKFDELEVLINQNLDKQLV, from the coding sequence ATGAGCACGATATTACTAGTGGATGACGAGCCGGCTATTATCAAAATGCTAAAGTGGCGTTTAGAAACCACAGGCTATAAGGTGATCAGTGCGATCTCTGGAATAGAAGCATTAAAAGTTATTCAGCAAACGCCGGTCGATTTTGTGATTACCGATGTGCGAATGCCAAGTATGGATGGCTTTACTTTAATTACTAAAATTAAAACCATCTTAAGCAACATTCCTTGCCTGATCATGAGTGGTCACGGCGACATAGACATGAACAGCCAAGCCCAACAGGTCGGGGCGTGCGGCTATATTCACAAGCCGATTAAATTTGACGAACTTGAAGTCTTAATCAATCAAAACCTTGATAAGCAACTTGTATAA
- a CDS encoding sensor histidine kinase, whose product MNNQSTHRLTGNLGLIFIALSMGIILLIFVYFYYVLQPRLHEEAQSQANLLTQSLSRELMHKTVLDDAFLLQREVGKILLYNDEKHQKPFVKGIKIEFNPEFFPNHNRSLQRGESNCQDCFKVVTPLYDQHSLELLASVTYYVNPENYDTLLDEISRKFFFILSILTMLLFVIWSATQKLWKAMLESQQKLYNSNRYNQQILNTMQDMLFLIDHQGRILDANLSAQQQLEASLEILQSHFIQEYFQTSQKNQRLLSQLKNLGQESLEVNFELNPNGKHFGLLSASRFDTHLKVDGFDDTARYLLVIKDIDALKTAEAKLAYQAQMATGIAHEINQPLAVIRLGAEGIKHSLQDQNPQAFEVEIAQDVIDQVDRATQIINNMRSFARLQPSPKRWVEPQHPLNSALSFFKEQLRINSIELVEYIDTSCPQILIETQKFEQVIVNLITNARHALSALKNSRSKKIEVKLNCDHQFVTLVIEDNGIGMDEMTRQHCLDPFFTTKEAGEGTGLGLSIVHNILQEFNINLMIQSELGKGTRFIMQIPHKLSEIPS is encoded by the coding sequence ATGAATAACCAAAGCACCCATCGATTAACCGGGAACTTAGGCTTAATTTTTATTGCCTTATCTATGGGCATTATTTTATTGATATTTGTCTATTTTTATTATGTCCTACAACCCAGACTGCATGAAGAAGCGCAGTCGCAGGCTAATCTACTTACGCAATCTTTAAGTCGAGAGTTGATGCATAAAACCGTATTGGATGATGCGTTCTTATTGCAACGAGAAGTGGGCAAAATCTTACTCTATAACGATGAAAAACATCAAAAACCTTTCGTAAAGGGCATTAAGATCGAATTTAACCCCGAGTTTTTTCCCAATCATAATCGCTCACTTCAGCGTGGTGAAAGTAACTGCCAAGACTGCTTTAAGGTCGTTACTCCGCTTTATGACCAACACTCTTTGGAACTTTTGGCCAGCGTAACCTATTACGTAAATCCAGAAAATTACGACACTTTATTAGATGAAATATCGCGCAAATTCTTTTTTATTCTGAGCATATTGACGATGTTGTTGTTTGTCATTTGGTCGGCTACTCAAAAGCTGTGGAAAGCGATGCTTGAGTCTCAACAAAAACTCTATAACTCAAATCGTTATAACCAACAGATTTTGAATACGATGCAAGATATGTTGTTCTTAATTGACCACCAGGGCCGCATTTTAGATGCCAATTTATCGGCTCAACAGCAATTAGAAGCCAGCTTAGAAATCCTGCAAAGTCACTTTATCCAAGAATATTTTCAAACCAGCCAAAAAAACCAACGATTATTAAGTCAACTTAAAAATCTTGGCCAAGAAAGCTTAGAGGTTAACTTTGAACTCAATCCCAATGGCAAACACTTTGGTTTATTATCTGCGTCCAGGTTTGACACCCATCTAAAAGTGGATGGATTCGATGATACGGCACGCTATTTACTGGTTATTAAAGATATAGACGCGTTAAAAACGGCTGAAGCAAAATTGGCCTATCAAGCACAAATGGCCACCGGGATTGCACATGAAATTAATCAACCATTGGCCGTTATTCGCTTGGGTGCCGAAGGGATTAAACATTCATTACAAGACCAAAACCCACAAGCTTTTGAAGTCGAAATCGCGCAAGATGTTATTGATCAGGTAGATCGCGCCACCCAAATCATTAACAATATGCGTTCGTTTGCGCGCCTACAGCCCTCACCTAAACGTTGGGTTGAGCCTCAACATCCTTTAAATTCGGCTTTGTCTTTTTTCAAAGAACAATTAAGAATTAACTCCATTGAATTAGTTGAATATATTGATACCAGTTGCCCACAAATATTGATCGAAACTCAGAAATTTGAGCAGGTGATTGTAAATTTAATTACTAATGCGCGTCATGCCTTAAGTGCACTTAAGAACTCTCGATCTAAAAAAATTGAAGTAAAACTCAACTGCGATCATCAATTCGTCACATTAGTAATTGAAGATAATGGCATCGGTATGGATGAAATGACACGCCAGCATTGTCTCGACCCTTTCTTTACTACCAAAGAAGCGGGAGAAGGTACGGGACTTGGGTTATCCATCGTACATAATATTCTGCAAGAATTTAATATTAATCTCATGATACAATCAGAACTAGGAAAAGGTACGCGTTTTATAATGCAAATTCCCCATAAACTATCTGAGATTCCATCATGA